One window from the genome of Planktothrix serta PCC 8927 encodes:
- a CDS encoding M1 family metallopeptidase produces MLNFYFDTETDTHKSFELPGARPHYNPDRPGQVQHIALDLVLDIPNQSFQGTCTLHLNPVKSGIDTLTLDAVNLEIKEVKIEQNQQEFDYDGEQLQIHLNQPTTVNQLIKLVITYAVTNPQRGLYFISPNKNYPDKPIQVWTQGEDEDSRFWFPCFDYPGQLATSEIRVQVPKQYLAISNGELIHTETKGKTKIYHWSQKQVHPTYLMTLAVGDFAEIKDEWNGIPVLYYVEKNRQEDALRSMGKTPQMIEFFSQYFGYSYPYPKYAQVCVDDFIFGGMENTSTTLLTDRCLLDERATLDNRNTESLVAHELAHQWFGDLVVIKHWSHAWIKEGMATYTEVLWTEQQYGKSEAAYYRLNQARNYFSEDSSRYRRPIVTHIYREAIELYDRHLYEKGACVYHLIRTELGDELFQKAIQTFVQDNAHKTVETIDLLRALEKSTGSNLLPLFDQYVFRGGHPDYKVSYCWDNNSKLAKITIKQTQAKDGDKLSEQNLFDLKIPIGFGYKPDKKAPETPVPLKTFTVRVHEREQTFYFPLEEKPAFISFDVDNNILKTLTLDYAIAELKAQLQYDPDPISRIYAAKALAKKGGLEAVKALSNALKNDKFWGVRVEVAKQLVRVKLDQVFEGLVAGLTDEDARVRRAVINSLAKLKTTESYQVLKPLLEKGDPSYLVEASTATALGEIAATHCEDKHLIEQTIKLLKSVLKEREGWNEVVRSGAISGLSKMKTSEDALNLILKYTAPGIPQALRLTSIRALGSISTGQTPTNTERILQRLEELSNETFFLTQVAVVASLEQMETSKAMDVLQSLADQTLDGRVRRRAEEAIQSVQGKIGSEPGLKKLREELDKIKKENQELRSRLETLEAKSKSTKH; encoded by the coding sequence ATGCTGAATTTTTACTTTGATACGGAAACGGATACCCACAAGTCCTTCGAGTTACCCGGCGCTCGCCCCCATTATAACCCTGACCGTCCAGGTCAAGTACAACATATTGCTCTGGACTTAGTTCTTGATATTCCTAATCAAAGTTTTCAAGGAACTTGTACCCTACATTTGAATCCGGTTAAAAGTGGAATTGATACCTTAACATTAGATGCTGTTAACTTAGAAATTAAAGAGGTAAAAATTGAACAAAATCAGCAAGAGTTTGACTATGATGGCGAACAGTTACAGATTCATCTCAATCAACCCACAACCGTTAATCAGTTAATAAAATTGGTGATCACTTATGCTGTCACCAACCCCCAACGCGGACTTTATTTTATTAGTCCGAATAAAAATTATCCTGACAAACCGATTCAAGTTTGGACACAGGGAGAAGATGAAGATTCTCGCTTTTGGTTTCCTTGTTTTGACTACCCCGGACAACTCGCAACTTCAGAAATTCGAGTACAAGTTCCTAAACAATATTTAGCGATTTCCAATGGAGAGTTAATTCACACTGAAACCAAAGGTAAAACCAAAATTTACCATTGGTCACAAAAACAAGTTCATCCCACTTATTTAATGACCTTAGCGGTGGGAGATTTTGCCGAAATTAAAGACGAATGGAATGGAATTCCAGTTTTATATTATGTTGAGAAAAATCGTCAAGAAGATGCTCTCCGCAGCATGGGGAAAACCCCGCAAATGATTGAATTTTTCTCTCAATATTTTGGCTATTCCTATCCCTATCCGAAATATGCTCAAGTTTGTGTAGATGACTTCATTTTTGGCGGAATGGAAAATACCTCAACAACGTTATTAACCGATCGCTGTTTATTAGATGAACGAGCTACCCTAGATAATCGTAACACAGAAAGTTTAGTAGCCCATGAATTAGCCCATCAATGGTTCGGGGATTTAGTAGTCATTAAACATTGGTCACACGCTTGGATTAAAGAAGGCATGGCGACCTATACTGAGGTATTATGGACAGAACAACAATATGGCAAATCCGAAGCGGCTTATTACCGTTTAAATCAAGCCAGAAACTATTTTTCTGAGGATAGTTCTCGCTATCGTCGCCCCATTGTTACCCATATTTATCGAGAAGCAATTGAACTTTATGACCGCCATTTATATGAAAAAGGCGCTTGTGTTTATCATCTGATTAGAACAGAATTAGGGGATGAACTGTTTCAAAAAGCGATTCAAACCTTTGTTCAAGATAATGCTCATAAAACCGTAGAAACTATTGATTTATTACGAGCGCTCGAAAAATCAACCGGATCTAATTTACTTCCCCTATTTGATCAATATGTGTTTCGAGGCGGACACCCTGATTATAAAGTCTCTTACTGTTGGGATAATAATAGTAAATTAGCCAAAATCACAATTAAACAAACTCAAGCCAAGGATGGGGATAAACTCAGCGAGCAAAACTTATTTGATTTAAAAATACCCATTGGTTTTGGATATAAACCGGATAAAAAAGCTCCTGAAACTCCTGTTCCCCTTAAAACCTTTACGGTTAGAGTCCATGAACGCGAACAAACCTTCTATTTCCCTTTAGAGGAAAAACCTGCTTTTATTAGCTTTGATGTTGATAATAATATTCTCAAAACTTTGACTTTGGATTATGCGATCGCTGAATTAAAGGCACAATTGCAATATGATCCCGATCCCATTTCTCGAATTTATGCCGCTAAAGCCTTAGCCAAAAAAGGCGGATTAGAAGCCGTTAAAGCCTTGTCAAATGCCTTAAAAAATGATAAGTTTTGGGGGGTGCGGGTGGAAGTTGCTAAACAATTAGTTCGAGTCAAATTAGATCAAGTCTTTGAGGGATTAGTAGCGGGTTTAACTGATGAAGATGCGCGGGTCAGACGTGCGGTGATTAATAGTTTAGCTAAACTGAAAACCACCGAGAGTTATCAAGTGTTAAAACCCCTTTTAGAAAAGGGAGATCCCAGTTATTTAGTTGAAGCTTCAACAGCAACGGCGTTAGGAGAAATTGCAGCGACTCATTGTGAAGATAAACATCTAATTGAACAAACGATTAAACTCTTAAAATCTGTTCTCAAAGAAAGGGAAGGATGGAATGAAGTTGTGCGTTCTGGGGCTATTTCAGGACTGAGTAAAATGAAAACCTCAGAAGATGCCTTGAACCTGATTTTAAAATATACCGCCCCCGGTATTCCCCAAGCGTTACGGTTAACTTCCATTCGTGCTTTAGGTAGTATTTCCACAGGTCAAACCCCAACCAATACCGAGCGAATTTTACAGCGCTTAGAGGAATTATCTAATGAAACCTTTTTCCTAACTCAAGTCGCCGTTGTCGCCTCTTTAGAACAGATGGAAACCTCAAAAGCGATGGATGTATTGCAATCTTTAGCCGACCAAACCCTAGACGGACGAGTTCGTCGCCGTGCTGAAGAAGCTATTCAAAGTGTTCAGGGAAAAATTGGTTCAGAACCTGGGTTGAAAAAACTTCGAGAAGAACTTGACAAAATCAAAAAAGAAAATCAAGAACTTCGGAGTCGCCTCGAAACTTTAGAAGCGAAAAGCAAATCTACTAAGCATTAA
- the argB gene encoding acetylglutamate kinase: MLKHSDFDQTDTAIRAKILSEALPYIQKFSNRTIVVKYGGAAMKDSSLKDKVMQDIVLLSFVGIRVVVVHGGGPEINSWLAKLGIEPQFKNGLRVTDAATMDVVEMVLVGRVNKEIVSLINQAGGEAVGLCGKDANLIKARPQGQADIGFVGEVSSVNTKLLESLVSSGYIPVVSSVATDENGQAYNMNADTVAGEIAAALGAEKLILLTDTAGILEDYHNPDTLIAQVNIQEARQLIDKGIVSGGMIPKVTCCVRSLAQGVRAAHILDGRVPHALIQEVFTDSGIGTMIVASEFML, encoded by the coding sequence ATGCTTAAACATAGCGACTTCGACCAAACAGATACAGCAATTCGCGCTAAAATTCTTAGCGAAGCCCTCCCCTATATTCAAAAGTTTTCTAATCGTACTATTGTGGTGAAATATGGGGGGGCTGCGATGAAGGATAGTAGCCTCAAAGATAAGGTGATGCAGGATATTGTATTACTGTCTTTTGTCGGAATTCGAGTGGTAGTTGTTCATGGAGGAGGCCCAGAAATTAACAGTTGGTTGGCAAAATTGGGAATTGAACCTCAATTTAAAAATGGGTTGCGAGTCACGGATGCGGCTACGATGGATGTGGTGGAAATGGTGTTAGTCGGTCGGGTGAATAAAGAAATTGTTTCTCTCATTAACCAAGCGGGAGGAGAAGCTGTTGGGTTATGTGGGAAGGATGCTAATTTAATTAAAGCTCGTCCTCAAGGTCAAGCGGATATTGGCTTTGTTGGGGAAGTTAGTAGTGTGAATACTAAACTATTAGAGTCTTTAGTTAGTAGTGGTTATATTCCGGTTGTTTCTAGTGTGGCAACGGATGAAAACGGACAAGCCTATAATATGAATGCTGATACTGTTGCGGGGGAAATTGCGGCAGCATTAGGGGCTGAAAAGTTAATTCTATTAACAGATACGGCGGGAATTTTGGAGGATTATCATAATCCTGATACTTTAATTGCCCAAGTTAATATTCAGGAAGCCCGACAGTTAATTGACAAAGGAATTGTTTCTGGGGGTATGATTCCTAAAGTCACTTGTTGTGTGAGAAGTTTAGCCCAAGGGGTGCGGGCTGCTCATATTTTAGATGGTCGTGTTCCCCATGCGTTAATCCAAGAGGTATTCACAGATTCAGGAATAGGAACAATGATTGTTGCCTCAGAATTTATGCTGTAA
- the mreD gene encoding rod shape-determining protein MreD, whose product MTLKSYQLLNWTVTVISLMICIWLSLVRIPGLELFGIIPNWVLIWLVAWSLKRTLLEAIVGGLSCGLILDGLTRAQPSHIIPFIAVGILTVIIYKRIIKKIQEDFISVALIVFGMAIMLETIRGLQLSISGYSDLENLWLHQQGVALSTAILSSLWAPVIYLPLSRWWALMAPSNKLKS is encoded by the coding sequence ATGACTCTTAAATCCTATCAACTCTTAAATTGGACTGTTACCGTTATTTCCCTAATGATTTGTATCTGGTTATCTTTAGTCCGTATCCCTGGCTTAGAATTGTTTGGAATTATCCCTAACTGGGTGTTAATTTGGTTGGTGGCTTGGAGTCTAAAACGAACCTTGTTAGAAGCTATTGTCGGGGGTTTATCCTGTGGGTTAATTTTAGATGGATTAACACGAGCCCAACCTTCCCATATTATTCCGTTTATTGCCGTTGGAATTTTAACCGTCATTATCTACAAACGAATTATCAAAAAAATTCAAGAGGATTTTATTTCAGTGGCTTTGATTGTTTTTGGCATGGCTATTATGCTGGAAACGATTCGAGGTTTACAATTAAGTATCTCTGGATATTCAGATTTAGAGAATCTTTGGTTACATCAACAAGGGGTGGCACTTTCAACGGCAATTCTCAGCAGTTTGTGGGCTCCTGTCATCTATTTGCCGCTTAGTCGTTGGTGGGCATTGATGGCACCCTCAAATAAACTAAAATCTTAG
- the mreC gene encoding rod shape-determining protein MreC, with protein sequence METRSWWNRSRNQIILLGLAILAAWLVRQTQGAALYEMYYWLTRPFHLATATVTEQDKIVRQIDPRINQLEAQLQEVQIQNQKFQELLNYVNSKKQDKGVVAPVIGRSADSWWKQIIIGRGSQDGIQNQDLVVAPGGLIGRVINVTPNTSKVMLLSDPMSRIGITISRSRNMGFLKGKAIEQGVMEFFESDPNVKVGDVVVTSAYSQIVPPGIPIGKVISVDMNKAPAPEAILEFFAPISSLEWVIVYRNQKLNSESNKTSNPSIELPKN encoded by the coding sequence ATGGAAACACGCAGTTGGTGGAATCGGAGCCGGAATCAAATTATTTTACTGGGTTTGGCAATTTTAGCCGCTTGGTTGGTGCGACAAACTCAAGGGGCTGCTTTGTATGAAATGTACTATTGGTTAACTCGTCCTTTTCATTTAGCAACAGCAACGGTTACGGAACAAGATAAAATTGTTCGACAAATTGATCCTCGAATTAATCAGTTAGAAGCTCAACTTCAAGAAGTTCAAATCCAAAATCAAAAGTTTCAAGAACTTTTAAATTATGTCAATTCTAAAAAACAGGATAAAGGTGTTGTTGCTCCTGTGATTGGTCGCAGTGCAGATTCCTGGTGGAAACAAATTATTATCGGTCGTGGGAGTCAGGATGGAATTCAAAATCAGGATTTAGTGGTTGCTCCTGGGGGATTAATTGGACGAGTGATTAATGTCACACCTAACACCAGTAAAGTCATGCTCCTGAGTGACCCCATGAGTCGAATTGGGATCACGATTAGTCGCAGTCGAAATATGGGATTTCTCAAGGGAAAAGCCATTGAACAAGGCGTTATGGAGTTTTTTGAAAGTGATCCGAATGTCAAAGTCGGGGATGTTGTGGTCACCTCTGCTTATAGTCAAATTGTACCGCCCGGTATCCCGATTGGAAAAGTGATTTCTGTGGATATGAATAAAGCTCCGGCTCCTGAAGCTATTCTGGAATTTTTTGCTCCTATTTCTTCTTTAGAATGGGTGATTGTTTACCGCAATCAAAAATTAAATTCTGAATCGAATAAAACCTCTAATCCTTCTATAGAATTACCGAAAAATTAA
- a CDS encoding YheT family hydrolase, with protein sequence MNHPIYQPPFTLKNGFLMTVYAALRASRTWEKNINLPEPPYQEVVFLGAGGIPIYGIVAIPKNPRGTIVSTYGITGTLDNQWFLRLWGRKAFAAGYAVVLFDWRAHGKTAELSPTLTSDGLYEGEDFVRIAAQSKQIGCPTPFWFTGYSLGGQLALWGIKTAQTVHQWGADLDLKDSDIAGGAVICPSLDSIRSLSYLMQHSWGKYLERAITKELKKLARNLYQHHPNDIDPEAIKRANSIWGFDHELVIERLGFKSVEDYYQASSGLQLIPQLSKPTLILYAEDDPLFDPTIIPDLKAASDQNSAINLVSTNYGGHVGYISSKVCQNQFNDPDRWWAWNRILDWFDQQEQQLEIGDQKLVEFR encoded by the coding sequence ATGAATCATCCAATTTATCAGCCTCCTTTTACCTTAAAAAATGGCTTTTTAATGACGGTTTATGCAGCATTAAGAGCCAGCCGAACTTGGGAAAAAAATATCAATTTACCTGAGCCTCCTTATCAAGAAGTCGTCTTTTTAGGGGCGGGAGGAATTCCGATTTATGGTATCGTTGCAATTCCTAAAAACCCTAGAGGAACAATTGTTTCAACCTATGGAATTACTGGAACTTTAGACAATCAATGGTTTTTAAGGCTCTGGGGAAGAAAAGCCTTTGCTGCGGGTTATGCCGTCGTTTTATTTGATTGGAGAGCCCATGGAAAAACAGCAGAATTATCCCCCACATTAACCTCCGATGGCTTATATGAAGGGGAAGATTTTGTCAGAATTGCGGCACAATCTAAACAAATAGGTTGTCCGACTCCCTTTTGGTTTACAGGTTATTCTTTAGGCGGACAATTAGCTTTATGGGGGATTAAAACTGCTCAAACGGTGCATCAATGGGGAGCAGATTTAGACTTAAAAGATTCAGATATCGCTGGAGGTGCAGTGATTTGCCCCAGTTTAGATTCAATTCGTTCTTTATCTTATTTAATGCAACATTCTTGGGGGAAATATTTAGAACGAGCAATTACTAAAGAACTCAAAAAATTAGCTAGAAATCTTTATCAACATCACCCCAATGATATTGATCCAGAAGCCATTAAACGGGCGAATTCGATTTGGGGATTTGACCATGAATTAGTGATTGAACGCTTAGGCTTTAAAAGCGTTGAAGACTATTATCAAGCCAGTAGCGGGTTACAGTTAATCCCTCAACTCAGCAAACCTACATTAATTTTATATGCAGAAGATGATCCCCTGTTTGATCCCACAATTATTCCTGATTTAAAAGCAGCTAGTGATCAAAATTCTGCCATTAATTTAGTTTCCACAAACTACGGAGGTCATGTCGGTTATATTAGCAGTAAAGTTTGTCAAAATCAATTTAATGATCCTGACCGATGGTGGGCATGGAATCGAATTTTAGATTGGTTTGACCAACAAGAACAACAATTAGAAATTGGCGATCAAAAATTAGTTGAATTTCGTTAG
- a CDS encoding Rpn family recombination-promoting nuclease/putative transposase, giving the protein MRFINPKTDFAFKKIFGSEDSKDILISFLNSILYPENPAIEDLTILNPYQAPKIRGIKDTYLDVKATITGNKTVIIEMQILNIEGFEKRILYNAAKAYSIQLKSGEDYTLLNPVIAVTITDFEMFPNLDKVISRFILKEKEFLVDYLIYDIELVFVELPKFKASINELETLTDKWIYFIKSAKTLETIPETMANIPQLQKAFTIANETTLTPAELEDLEKREIYIYDQRNAIKKAVRLAREKALKQGIQQGIEQGIEQGKQESKLEIAQQLIGLLDDQTISQTTGLSIEQIQQLRQKQETPS; this is encoded by the coding sequence ATGCGATTCATTAATCCTAAAACAGACTTTGCCTTTAAAAAAATATTTGGCTCTGAAGATAGCAAAGATATTTTAATCAGTTTTTTAAATAGTATTCTTTATCCCGAAAATCCGGCTATTGAAGATTTAACGATTCTCAATCCCTATCAAGCTCCTAAAATCCGAGGGATTAAAGATACTTATTTGGATGTCAAAGCCACAATAACCGGGAATAAAACCGTTATTATTGAAATGCAGATCTTGAATATAGAAGGATTTGAAAAACGAATTTTATACAATGCAGCTAAAGCCTATTCAATTCAGTTAAAAAGTGGCGAAGATTACACCTTATTAAATCCAGTTATTGCCGTTACAATTACGGATTTTGAGATGTTCCCTAATCTGGATAAAGTCATTTCTCGGTTTATTTTAAAAGAAAAAGAGTTTTTAGTGGATTATCTGATTTATGATATAGAATTAGTTTTTGTAGAACTTCCCAAATTTAAGGCCTCAATTAATGAGTTAGAAACCTTAACCGATAAATGGATATATTTTATTAAAAGTGCTAAAACCTTAGAAACTATTCCTGAAACAATGGCAAATATTCCTCAACTTCAAAAAGCCTTTACTATTGCCAATGAAACTACCTTAACCCCCGCAGAACTCGAAGATTTAGAAAAACGTGAAATCTATATTTATGATCAACGTAATGCGATTAAAAAAGCAGTTCGATTAGCTAGAGAAAAAGCTTTAAAACAAGGCATTCAACAAGGTATTGAACAAGGTATTGAACAAGGTAAACAAGAATCTAAACTAGAAATTGCTCAACAATTAATCGGTTTATTAGATGATCAAACCATCAGCCAAACCACCGGATTAAGTATAGAACAAATCCAACAATTGAGACAAAAACAAGAAACTCCTAGTTAA
- a CDS encoding acylphosphatase encodes MSSESIIVRAHVFVSGQVQGVGYRYYTQKQATHRGIQGWVRNLADGRVEAVFEGNRNTVDGMIQWCYHGPKSAHPRDVIVHFEEPEGLQGFEIQYKKGC; translated from the coding sequence ATGTCATCTGAATCTATTATCGTTCGCGCTCACGTTTTTGTATCGGGACAAGTCCAAGGGGTGGGATATCGCTACTACACCCAAAAACAAGCGACTCATCGAGGAATTCAGGGTTGGGTGAGAAATTTAGCGGATGGTCGAGTCGAAGCGGTATTTGAAGGAAATCGAAACACGGTGGATGGGATGATTCAGTGGTGTTATCACGGGCCAAAATCTGCCCATCCTAGGGATGTAATCGTCCATTTTGAAGAACCAGAAGGTTTACAAGGGTTCGAGATTCAATATAAAAAGGGGTGTTGA
- a CDS encoding pyridoxal phosphate-dependent aminotransferase — protein MKIATRVEKVPPSVTLAISAKAKAMKAEGMDVLNFSVGEPDFDTPKHIVAAAKQALDEGKTRYGPAAGEPKLRSLIAQTLSKETGLDYKSDNIVVTNGGKHSLYNLMVAVINPGDEVIIPAPYWLSYPEMVKLVEGVPVIVTTGADTGYKITPEMLRQSITPKTKLFVLNSPSNPTGMVYTPDEIRALAAVVVETGTLVVSDEIYSKIIYDDVKHLSIASAHPESYKYTLISSGFAKSFAMTGWRIGYLAGDLDIIKATTRVQSHSTSNVCTFAQYGAIAALENSLDCVEEMRLAFAKRREVMFELLNAIQGISCLKPDGAFYMYINIAKTGLNSVDFCNFILEEKQLAAVPGQAFGNDDHIRLSYATDLITIERGIQRLEEFVQSKI, from the coding sequence ATGAAGATAGCAACGCGAGTCGAAAAGGTTCCGCCGTCTGTAACGCTGGCGATCTCAGCGAAGGCAAAAGCCATGAAAGCTGAGGGGATGGATGTCTTAAATTTTAGCGTGGGCGAACCGGACTTCGATACCCCTAAGCATATTGTTGCTGCGGCGAAACAGGCTTTAGATGAAGGCAAAACTCGCTATGGCCCAGCAGCCGGGGAACCGAAGTTACGCTCATTAATTGCTCAAACCTTAAGTAAAGAAACAGGTTTAGACTATAAAAGTGACAATATTGTTGTTACTAATGGCGGTAAACATTCCCTCTACAATTTGATGGTAGCGGTGATCAATCCTGGGGATGAAGTGATTATTCCTGCTCCCTATTGGTTAAGCTATCCTGAAATGGTAAAACTGGTAGAAGGGGTTCCGGTAATTGTGACGACGGGAGCAGATACGGGTTATAAAATAACGCCGGAAATGCTGCGTCAATCCATTACACCGAAGACAAAACTTTTTGTTTTGAATTCTCCCTCAAATCCTACAGGAATGGTGTATACCCCGGATGAAATTCGCGCCTTAGCAGCAGTGGTAGTTGAGACAGGTACTTTAGTGGTTTCGGATGAAATTTATTCTAAAATTATTTACGATGATGTCAAGCATTTAAGTATTGCATCAGCCCATCCCGAAAGCTATAAATACACCTTAATTAGTAGTGGTTTTGCGAAATCCTTTGCGATGACAGGGTGGCGCATTGGCTATTTAGCCGGAGATCTGGATATTATTAAAGCCACAACCCGTGTGCAAAGTCATAGTACCTCTAATGTTTGTACGTTTGCTCAATATGGTGCGATCGCAGCGTTAGAAAACTCCTTAGATTGTGTTGAAGAAATGCGTCTAGCCTTTGCTAAACGGCGAGAGGTGATGTTTGAGTTATTAAATGCAATTCAAGGAATTAGTTGTTTGAAACCGGATGGCGCATTTTATATGTACATTAATATTGCCAAAACGGGTTTAAATTCCGTTGATTTCTGTAACTTTATACTGGAAGAAAAACAGTTAGCCGCCGTACCCGGTCAAGCCTTTGGAAATGATGATCATATTCGTTTATCTTATGCAACGGATTTAATCACAATTGAAAGAGGAATTCAACGCTTAGAGGAGTTTGTTCAGTCTAAAATTTAG
- the rpoD gene encoding RNA polymerase sigma factor RpoD, giving the protein MIQINNGLATTKPETETLSFLPLPTPSNITPPDLDDLEPDEEDLIDEEDILEEVTADEDDETKAGKAAKSRRRTQAKKKHYTEDSIRLYLQEIGRIRLLRADEEIELARKIADLLELERIREKLMEHYHREPNEQEWASAVDMRLPEFRRRLYIGRRAKDKMVQSNLRLVVSIAKKYMNRGLSFQDLIQEGSLGLIRAAEKFDHEKGYKFSTYATWWIRQAITRAIADQSRTIRLPVHLYETISRIKKTTKLLSQEMGRKPTEEEIATRMEMTIEKLRFIAKSAQLPISLETPIGKEEDSRLGDFIESDGETPEDQVSKNLLREDLENVLDTLSPRERDVLRLRYGLDDGRMKTLEEIGQIFNVTRERIRQIEAKALRKLRHPNRNSILKEYIR; this is encoded by the coding sequence ATGATCCAGATTAACAACGGACTCGCAACCACAAAGCCTGAGACAGAAACATTATCGTTTCTTCCCCTTCCAACCCCTAGCAACATCACTCCCCCGGATTTGGATGATCTTGAACCGGATGAAGAAGATTTAATTGATGAAGAAGACATCCTAGAGGAGGTGACAGCGGATGAAGATGATGAGACTAAAGCAGGTAAAGCTGCTAAATCTCGGCGTCGTACTCAGGCAAAGAAAAAGCATTACACAGAAGATTCAATTCGCCTCTATCTGCAAGAAATCGGTCGGATTCGATTATTACGAGCGGATGAAGAAATTGAACTCGCTCGAAAAATTGCTGACTTATTGGAACTAGAGCGAATTCGGGAAAAATTGATGGAACATTACCATCGAGAACCCAATGAGCAGGAATGGGCGAGCGCCGTTGATATGAGATTACCAGAGTTCCGCCGCCGTCTGTATATCGGTCGTCGGGCTAAAGATAAGATGGTACAGTCTAACCTGAGACTGGTGGTTTCTATTGCCAAAAAATACATGAATCGCGGTCTGTCTTTCCAAGACTTGATTCAAGAAGGCAGTTTAGGATTAATTCGTGCCGCTGAGAAATTTGATCACGAAAAAGGCTACAAATTTTCAACTTACGCTACATGGTGGATTCGTCAAGCCATTACGCGGGCCATTGCTGATCAGTCTCGAACCATTCGGCTTCCGGTTCACCTCTATGAAACCATTTCTCGAATAAAAAAGACGACCAAACTACTCTCTCAAGAAATGGGTCGCAAACCGACCGAAGAAGAAATCGCAACTCGCATGGAAATGACCATCGAAAAATTGCGGTTTATTGCTAAGTCTGCTCAACTTCCCATTTCCTTAGAAACACCCATTGGGAAAGAGGAAGATTCTCGTTTAGGAGACTTTATTGAATCTGATGGCGAAACTCCTGAAGATCAAGTTTCTAAAAATTTATTACGAGAAGATTTAGAAAATGTATTAGACACTCTCAGTCCCCGTGAACGAGATGTATTACGGTTGCGTTATGGATTAGATGATGGCCGCATGAAGACATTAGAAGAAATTGGTCAAATTTTTAATGTCACCCGTGAGCGTATTCGTCAAATAGAAGCAAAAGCTCTCAGAAAGTTACGCCATCCTAACCGCAATAGTATTTTGAAAGAATATATCCGTTAG
- a CDS encoding CatB-related O-acetyltransferase, whose amino-acid sequence MNYGPSPNTRYPLPQQTRLVYLKTIVKNPNIIVGDYTYYDDFENPENFEKNVLYHFDFIGDKLIIGKFCSIASDVKFIMNGGNHRTDWLTNYPFPVFGQGWEFAMPDSWPNKGDTIIGNDVWIGYGATIMPGIEIGDGAIIASQAVVTRNVSPYSIVGGNPAQEIRKRFEESLIEELLNIRWWDWDIQTITRHLQAICGTDINALRQEQYLRQTQKSSNS is encoded by the coding sequence ATGAATTACGGCCCCTCTCCCAATACTCGATATCCCCTTCCTCAACAAACCCGATTAGTTTATCTTAAAACTATTGTTAAAAACCCTAATATTATCGTTGGGGATTACACCTATTATGATGATTTTGAAAACCCCGAAAACTTTGAAAAAAATGTTCTTTACCATTTTGATTTCATCGGTGATAAACTGATTATTGGTAAATTTTGCTCCATTGCTTCCGATGTTAAATTTATTATGAATGGCGGCAACCATCGAACAGATTGGTTAACAAATTATCCCTTTCCGGTTTTTGGTCAGGGTTGGGAATTTGCGATGCCCGATTCCTGGCCGAATAAAGGGGATACAATTATTGGGAATGATGTTTGGATAGGTTATGGAGCTACAATTATGCCCGGTATTGAAATTGGGGATGGGGCAATTATTGCCTCTCAAGCAGTTGTCACCCGTAACGTTTCACCCTATAGTATTGTCGGGGGAAATCCGGCTCAAGAAATCCGTAAACGGTTTGAAGAATCCCTGATTGAAGAACTTTTAAATATTCGGTGGTGGGATTGGGATATTCAAACGATTACTCGCCATCTTCAGGCAATTTGTGGTACAGATATCAACGCTTTACGCCAAGAACAATACCTTCGCCAAACTCAAAAAAGCTCTAATTCTTAG